Within Cucumis melo cultivar AY chromosome 4, USDA_Cmelo_AY_1.0, whole genome shotgun sequence, the genomic segment ATTGCAACTTAGACCATCTAGTACATCACAACTAATGCACAACCCAGGGTTACCTACGAATGAGGAGGGACGAGAATTCAATAACTTCATTAATGTTTGTGGCACTGGACCCGTGAAGAAATTATCTGAAATGTTAAGCTCAATTAACGTTGAACTTAGTTCGCTAAGGACAGTTAAACTTCCAGTCAAATTATTGTGAGATATATCTAATTCCTGTAACTTGACCAGACTCGCCAGCTCAGATGGTAGTTGGCCACTTAACCCATTGTTACTGAGATTCAAGGAATAAAACAGACTCTTCAAAGCTCCAATAGATGAAGGGATTTCACCTCCAAACAAATTGCCACCAAGATCTAGTAGTGAAAGGCTTTCAAGTTCTGATAATACATTCGGGATACCTCCAGTAAATCGATTCTCTTTGATTATAAACGTGGATATAACTTTCCAGCTAGCTAAACTACGAGGTATAGAACcattcaataaattaaatccTACGTCAAACTTATCCAGTTTCGTGCAGTTTGAGAGGGAAGATGGCAAAGGTCCTTCCAAGAAGTTATGAGACAAAACCAAACTTTGAAGATTCTCAAGATTTCCCAATGCATTAGGTATAAGGCCTGAAAGCTTGTTGCTTTGAAAATTAATTGACGTAAGATTGATGCAATTTCCCAAACTTGAGGGAATTGTTCCATTGAGGTTATTTTCATTGGCATCCATGAATCGCAGACCGTGATTTATCATAAATTCCGGCAGAACCCCTGTTAGATTATTCCTTTTCAAAATCAATCTCTGAAGAGTCAAACAAGTTCCAATATCAGAAGGTACATTTCCTTGAAATTGATTCGAACCTAAATTTAACACCCTTAATGTCTTTCCATAGCATAAATTAGGTGGAATTTGACCAGTGAACTGATTATTTGTGAACTCCACTTGCACTAAGCTACTGTTGAGTCCCAAACTTTGAGGTATGACTCCAGAAAAATGATTGTTGAACACAGAAATGTTTTTGAGGTGCCGGAGTTCTGTTATTATCAAGGGTAGTTCCCCAAAAAGGTTGTTGTTATACAGAAGAATATGTTGGAGACTTGCAATCTTCCAGATACTAATTGGAATTTCACCAGTCAACCGGTTTGAAAACAATTGAAGGACCTCTAATCTACTTAGCAAACCAAGTTCACTAGGGATATGCCCCTTGAGTTGGTTATCGTACAAATCCAATTCTTTCAAGGATTTGCAAGCCCCAAGTTCCGGAGGTATATTCCCAGACAGTTGATTTCTAGAGAGATCAAGATGTGAAAGCTTACTTAGGCGGCCAAAGGAGGAAGGAATAAGACCTGTTAGACTTGAATTGACAATGATTAAGTTGTTTAGGCGACTACAATTGCCTAGCCCAGCTGGTATACCTCCTGTATAACTATTGAAAGACAAATCTATAAATTTTAAACTCTGGCAACTACCTGAACCCAAAGGAATTGGACCCTGGAGATTGTTTCCGCTTACACCCAAATAAACAAGATTATCAAGATTGTTAAGACTATTGGGCAATGTTCCCAATAACTGGTTCCCATCCAAATAAAGATCCTCCAATTGGCTACAATTCCCTATGGAAGAAGGTGTGGTACCAGACAACTCATTTCCATAAAGATACAAATGAAATAGTTGCCTCAAGTTTCCCACGTTTGAAGGAATAGAACCATTGAGATTGTTTTCACTAAGATACACATACTGCAAATTAAGATTTTGAAATAATGAGCCGGGTATTGCACCAAATAGAACATTGGCATGGAAGTTCAAAAATGTCAAGTTCCTAAGGAGCGTTAACGACTCAGGAATCTCTCCACCAAATCGGTTGAGGGAGAGATCCAAGAACTCTAAATGGGTACAGTTACCAATCCCATAAGGAATTTCACCAGAGAAATCGTTGGTTGTCAAATCAATAGTACGCAATTGAGTCAAACTTGCAATTTCAGGTCCAAGCTGACCCGAAACCCCATAGAAAGAGAGATTGAAGGTGATGACACGGAGGTTTTGATCACATTCAATCCCAGCCCAAGAACAGGGAGTGGAATGAGAGGCATTCCAAACAGGGACAAAAGAGGTGTGAGTAGTCCAGCGGCTTTGGAGTGATAATAAGGCCAACCCATCTGAAGTTAAAGCAAAAACAACATAGAAATGAAAAGAGAAGCATACCAGTAAGAAGAAATGGCGGGTAAGAAGCTGCATAATATAGGAAACCCAGAAAACTGcaacagaagagaaatcgggGACGCAACAGTGTCAAGGAGaaggataaaaaagaaagatatttaTGAAGAAGATGGGGGTAAGGGGGAACAAAGGTATCGGCGTAGTTTGAAAGTGGtttgaaatggaaaagaaaaagagttgaAGGATATTGGAaagagggaagaagaagaagaagaaacaaatttgGTTGAGGATGTGAATGGCAGTTTTTGCAGGCGctttaaataatatttagtgGGACCGCGCAATTTCATCGTGTCTTTTTCCACTTACAACTTatctatataaaaataatattttcatttgtatatatatatatatatatatatatatatatatatatgtgaaatTATTAAAAGGGGTCTTCTTATGAATGAAACCAAATAGTAAAACATTTACTTTCAaccattttgaaaataaaaaaaagctCACACGTCCAtagtgtaaaatacaaaaaatgtcacGTTAATAATGCGATAGTATATTTGGTACAAAATGCgcatgtaatatatttgatacacgatcacttacatttggctattgtttggtacatgatcgtttaggttttttcatttaatttgataattatttttttaattctatcgtttaatttagattggttacacaattgtttagatttgagtagaCAAATCGTTTTtgttttggtacacgattgtttagatttgactaaatgatttttttaaattattttggtatgtgaccgtttagatttatttacaccaTGGTTTGTTTTTTagatgatcgtttacatttggctattccaatctaaaatatttttactagagaaaaaaaaagaagaagaggaaaataagaaaaacgtTGTAAAGAttaaactaagtataaaaagaagaggaaaagaagaaagacgatagaaagaaattgaaatgaaaaaaaaaagacatggAAACAAACGtaacgaaaaaaaaagaagaggaaaagaagaaagacgacgaGAGAAATCGCAACGAACAGGAAAACAacgaaagaaatcgcagcgaggaGGAGGAGAAAGACGGAATGACAaacttagaatatttaaaaaatgattaatttTATAGGCTTTGTTACATGAGTCGTAAATAATTTAGTGTTTTATTACCTTCATAAAAATTTCtcttattaaaaataaaaattttgataaactatttataaaatataagaaaatctTAGATTCTATCGATAATAGGCATTGATAGTCAGTGATAGAAAGACactgatatgtttctatcagtGACATTGATAGACAATGTTATCAGTTTtgataaaaaccaaaattttattatatgttgtaaatattataatttactttattatatttaaaaatgtaaatattttaatttattttacttgtatttgaaaataattttatatatatatgtataattgAATCAACtttctattaaaaaataaaatgaaatatttagTTAAATTATTAGAACAATCTTTTAACTTGAGGTTCATCGAGGAAAAGTTAGGAATTGAAATCCACACCTCCAAATTGTACTTAGAAACAAAAATTCTTTTGACTCCATACTAAccaaatgtttattttaaacaaaaaaaaaattcatcatttaaaatcaaactctctttcctaaactactttttttttttttttttaacatcttTCCTTTGTAACTTTTTGAGATCACACGGCGAAAGATCACTCCTcctaaaaatataattttaattttgtccCTCATTCATTATTTTTAATGTTGCATTTATCTTACACAATTTAAGTCccaatttaaaatttacaacTTTTTCCTACAATGTTTTTTAGCCTATTTATTTGTATAGGggaaaattttttaatttaaaaattaaaaaaaaaactttaatgaAAAGTTTTTGTAAAGTTCTTATACAAgataatatatatgtaaattatgacttttttttttaattaaagcatatttaaagtttaaattgaaaaaaatgttttattacttttttgaagttttttcaagaataataaaaaaaaataccaatCATTTATACTTCATGGCAATAAATCACTTAACGACAAAAGTTCGTTGTCCTTGACTTTGACatagagtgtaaatagtttatccattttgccattttttacaatttctctattttttattataattctaATTAAAAGTCTATTTTTGAAtgttataattataatttgaattAAGTATTAAATATAGAAAAGCCAACTTTACCAGAACTTCCTCTTTTCTTtctattatataatatatgtagTATCTTATAGAGGTATTATAAATTGGAATAATGGAAAACTGCATAagatgataatttttttttaaaaaaaaccataacactttttttttttttgcatattgcaaatatgataaatataaaaaatatgacaaataattagatatattatCAAACGACTATCAAAAGACTATTTGAGGGCTAACAGAGGGCtatccgcttttaaatttgctacttttgcaatttagaaaatgtagtgatatagatcctattatcataaaatgttttgttatttttgcaaatgctCCTAATATAATTAAGTAAACTAGATTTTCGTGATTAAATGGCTAGTAAGCTTTTCGAGTCATGCTTTGTTTGGCACTTGACGCTTTGACACATTGGCCAGCACTTAGGCCTTTGGCACTGTCATTTTGGCTAGCTCTTGGCACTGGCACTTGGCACTTTAGCTCGCCCTATTGTGCCACTTTGGGCAAATTGGAATTTAGCCCATATGAAAAAATagaattggatcaaattaactTCATTTAATCCAATGGCCACAAAccaaaaaatttcataaaaggACAAGTAGCAACAAATTTCTTAGCAGGTCAAGGTCAAGGTCAAAATCGAGGCTGAGGCTGACCAGGTAGAAACAATGACCGaagtttattaattaaattcaatgAGTTCAAACTTAGTGGACCTTTTCTGTTGTTGGATCATCCATGAAACGGTGCAATGTAGAAATTTTATTGATATCCTTTGATGGTGAATGATATGAATACGCGCTTATATTCAATTTTCGATTATCAAATAATGAAGTAAAATCAGAAGCATTTATTGCAAGGCTAAAAGTTTCCAGAGAGAGGTTTTCCCAACCTCCTAATTTTGAGTGATTCATAAATAATAGTAAAGTAAGTAAGAACAAATACTATGCCAAAGAGCAAAGGATGACAACTTACCTAACTAAGGTTtaaaaagttaattattttgttcCCAAAAGTACGAAATTCAGTTGTTTCCGAGATCTAATAATGCAAATGCAGATTCATTAACTTGGTTACTAGCAACATATAAGAAAAAGTTTAGTAGATTGGGTATAGGTGGAAATCTTATTTGAGCATTGTATTTACAAGGAAGATGTTATATAAAACCAAAATTCTCCAAGAAACTAGGTCCAAAGTTGACTCTATTAAGGTTAAGGTCGTGGTCAAGACTATGGATGTTGAAGAGTAAGATTTTTTAAAGATCAAAATTATTGAAACCAAAGCTTAAACGAACCTTGCTAGGGTCAAGGTCAAGGCTATGGAATTGAAGAGCTTGGTTTTTCCGAGTTTAGAATTATTGAAGCCAAATCTAAAGTTATCTCTATTATGGTGGAGGCTGAGGTCCAAATTTAGAGATGATTATCTTAGCccattgtaacgacccaactctttatactaagttgaggtcattactaaaagaaataacaagagacactattttttttgaaaggagggaagactaaattttcattgaaaACGGAATactaaaacactgaaacatagacgcggaagcaaaactgagtccccatatggcatgtcacggatccttctctgtcgcttgccagctttcctctacctttaccttcgcctaaaatattaaacatagaaagagtgagtataaacatatactcagtaagggacctactactagtcccgttaggtgtctgttaacttcccattagagtcctaaaaagtggtacccaagaactagCACGTTCTCAAACatgtgcaatctgtgatcccgtaggaacatatctgatcttcggtgaacccaaaggaacacctaggacaatcttGTTTTAGTATACccgaaagaaacactaagacaatcgggctgcgagtgaTCTCGttgaatcactcgaatcatgtctatgtcaatgccagactggcggtcccgtcggactacgcagtcctaaaaaggtggtgatcccgaagacacccatgcaggtacgactctaatagacaaagttaacagaacaccctatccatagcatgtagcataacataacatcataacatgacatgaatattaatcttaacacCCTTAAttatgtgattaatatatcatgcattaacaatcatcaacatcaatctaccagtcattaacataacatcggtcaccaacatcaatcatcaagttatgcattttagctatcatcaatgcataatcataattacatgcagtctcttaaattcaattcgaaggtctagtaggagaatctcttatctggagattttagccaaacaaagtacttcttggttgacagtaaaaattctctaattaacttgatcctaatcataaaaggaaaactcagtatcttaattaatgaaattagcaactggctaacatccaaaaatcctcccaaattaattaactttctaaaaatttaggttgaaaccaattcaactttGATTGGGAAAattccaagatttaaatctaaaaaattagccaattgaaccctTAAAGGAACTCCAAataaatccatattaatttaattttattggcttaccaaggttactcagatggaggttgaaaaattctcttatccttgatgggaaaattcatcactttaaatcctcaagcttccaaagagaccaatcttaacttcaactggtGAGACGAAGATGACAGAGGGTTAtattagagaagaagatgaagaacctttttctttttcctttactttctaacttaagcattccaatgctatttataaactcaaataataacaataatatttattattattatttccttttccttttaggatatatatataataccaaatatatacatatatctttatttctattatatttcctaaataaattccttaaatgcacaaaatcttagacatttataatcattaataataataataatacttctttattattattatttttctctcaccaaaatttacaataaacatatatatttatttaaaccattattctctcttttaaataaatatatatatttttcgtCCAATCAGATCAAttatctctctccttatggattatcttcttttccaaacaaacataattatattccataatataattaacttcagctttccaaaatattaattaaatatatatatatatatatatactcaattaaatccaattccaccaaaaccaacttttccctccaaaatctcaaattaacttaaattctcaattattttaatcaatcaaatctttttcaataaatcaCTTGTAACTTCCAacattatcttaactcaaccataacaacttcagaaccaatatttatctttctccagaataattaattattatttacctttctctaaaacaattaattatcttctaaaataattaattattatttatctttctccaaaataattaattatcttctacaataattaattattatttatctttctccaaaaataattaattatcttttccttaaataattatatttcaacaaatataattatcttttcctttaacataataattatatatatatttccacatatacatataattattggaTCTCCAACCAACTTTTCaacccacaatttaattaaataacgtccataattatttaattaaattcaacttcagcaacactaaaaatccacaacttaacttaattctcttaacttaccatttaatcaaaaactcaatgaacaccacatgccaaaacctctaattaattaaatattcattcaagaaatatttaattaattccaattcctacataaatccaataattctcattaaattaattcaaaataacgcccaataaattatctaaatttttgagGCGTTACACCCATAATCAACATATCCTACACCATTTATTtgattataaaaagaaaatgaaaataaatctcaaatttaATATCGTAGATGGATAGAAAGtctaaaaataaagaaaatgagtGGTCATACActcaaaatggtcatttgaatCAAAGCTATGATCTAAAAACCGAAGTTGCATTTATAATAGTATGCAGTGTAGCGACATTGTAAAAAATCGTCAAATCTGTATTTTAGCAACGTGATGCCCTCATGCAGTGGCAATTTCATAATTTTGGATCTTTTGGCCTAACTTTTTTCGTTAAGACTCTAAATTGGTTCATTTTAGCTCTTTTTTCTTCCTAATGctcaattctatttctttgatGCTCGAAACCtataaaataatcaaataaacacATAAAATATATGAACAATCTCAAATTAAGCTGAGCTAGATAacacatttttttgtattatcaAAAGGACTACCTGAGATTAGTTAAGTAATAACTTGTTGTCGGAGCCTATCCAAAGGGTGGGCTTAGCACAACCTAGTGTAGAACTTCGTTTGTGAGCTGGAGAAGCATGTTGAAAAATTGATTGGACCTAATAAGGGTTTCGCTTGACAAGTCCAACAGCCCCTAGTAAGTCCAAATTAAGTTTCACGACAAGGTGGTGAAAATTTAACAAGGGAGATGATACTCCCAAGATAGGTTCTAAGGGTTAAAATCCTAGACAAAAAGCATAGAAAACCACAAAGTTTAACTTGGAAGAGGAAATTAATGTTATGAGTGAATTTTGGAACAAAGTGAAAAAGTCAACAAATAGCAGAAGGATAATGCTGAAAGGGGACTTGGCCTAGTTGGCCTTGGTTGGGTCGAGGTCGAGTCCACTAATAAACCCTCTTAGTAGGCAAGCCCAACATAAGCTTGGTCAGAAACAgataaaaccctaaaaaggccatGTAGGGATGGGATTAGTCGATCTCGACTCAAGAGGAATGCGTGTAAAAATAGTCTGGTTACCAACCTTAATTAGATAAGGAAAACGGACCAAACCTATAAATAGGGACTCAGAAGAGTATAAATGTCAAGTAACTTCTAAAACTAGTATCGAAACCTTTTGACTTAAGCATCTAAGGGGTAGTTGTGACTTACACCATATTGATGTCCAAGTTTCTCTTTACTTACGACAAGCTCTCTTTGTCTAAAATACAAATTTTACTGTTGTTGTTATGTGAAGATAAGATACGTCATACTTGGTCAGAATTGTACATCAACACAGTCTAATTTACACATATAACTCCAATATACATGTTAATccatatatttaatataaatataaatagttAAGGATtgattattttttcctttctttctaaGTACACGAATGGACAATTTAAAAATCATTccttaaaataaatttatattgcttaaaaaatattaagaaagTAGAGGTCAAAACGAAATTAAAATATTACGACTACTTGCCCcatttattaattttcaaaagaaaaaaataaagttttctccatttattttattattttttttttgtctttttactacatatatttaatttcaataaaaaaccGTCTGCTCCATCTATTTGTACTTAATCAAAGTTCCTTTTAAATAATTATCTCTTGGGACTTTAGATTTTTATATTTAGGATTCAATTCCATTATTCCACCAAGTTTCTTTGCTTTTGCATGCTTTTCTTAATGTATTTTAAAACTCCATAAATCATGCTTCAACTTtgcttgctttttttttttttcttcttcttcttaaatTTTTATTCTATAGGCACAAAGTCCTCAATTTCTTATCAACAAAAGAAAGTCAAGAATTCAAGGGTAGAATTACATATTATCACATGCCTTTGAACAATATAAGCCAAGTAAAGTTCTAATATTAAATCAACTATAATTTTGTCACTATTAAACTACTTGGTTGGATTtctgatatatatataatctaaaCTATGAATGAAAATTATATTCTTTCTGTTTATTGacttttttataataataatgttgtcattattatttttattggtagATTTTGTAATGTTAGTTTTCTCTTAATGGTAGTTAGCACTCTTTGAAGCTTTATATAAATTACAAACTTATATTTTGGGAGAAGTTTAGTTATGTTTCACAAGAGGCTGAAAAAACAAGCATTTTTAGTcattgaattttaatttatatatatatatatatatatactttccAATTTGGAACCATTTGCTCTAAATTTAATAAggatttaaaataaatacatgtaaaatattttcaaggtACATATATACATTATTCAAATGTTAAAAAATTAAGCATGTTTGTAAAGACATAAGAACGATACTCTATCATCGAATTTTTACATTGGTATCAATTTTAAAGTATGAAGACTCAACTTTGGTAGATGGAGACAAAAACCTAATTAAATTGAGAGAGATTTGTAATATATAATGAAGATAATTTTCTCTATCGAAACGAGATGTTTTGTTAGGAATACAAACTAAATCCCACGGTAGTCTAGAAAGGATCGAAGAAGGAAGTGTCTAAGTTAGCCTTTTAgcaataaaaaacaaacaaataggTAAAAATAGAACCAAATATAATATGAGATATGATCAAAGTGGTCAAAATGTATTTCTAAAGTTTTAATTTCCATATTTATCCCTCTCTCTCTTacatatttattttgaaatggAGGTTGTAGTAGAGAAAGTtgattagtttaatgtgaacaATAATGTATGGTCCCAGGAAAAGAAGtcaaatgttttatttatttaatttactaTAGTTTTCAAGGTGTGAACATAAAAATGAGGAACGCAATCCAATTTCATTTTCTGTTCCCACTCTAACTACCGCCTCTCTTTTTGGACCAAAATGTacttcttttattctttttctttaaattatttttttaatcaaaataaaCCAACGTTGGaactatttatttaaatatcatACTTAATTACAACAGTCTAACTTCATCCTTGAATCCAAATATTGTTATtcatataaaattcaaatttacacacacatatatataccaACGTACTTTTAGATAGAAAAAATAACAGATATCATGggaatttataaaatattgtgatgttttaaaactaattaatatatttaagtAATAAACTACAACTTTAAAACATATAAATCAATATTGATAATGGAATTATATAGATAATTATAGATAATAATGAAGACCGAAAAATGAATATATGAACTAAATCCTTCGTTAGTAAAGTCTAGAAAGTCGAACACAagatttaataataaaaagacaaTTTATGACGTATTAACCTGTAGCATGATTTATTCAATTATGATAATATTGGTCCCAAAACATAGTATACTCAAAGTTCCTAACATAATTGGAAGTAGGTCATCCATGAGTCTCGACATCAATCCTAATGCTATTAATAGGAAGTAAACCAATTGCATGTTTCATGCAAATGAGAATGCTCTAAAGAACGTAGATAATATAGAGGCTTTGAGTTCGAGTTTCATCATTTTCACGAGGAAGTTTTGATCCCCATACGTAAACCAATGTGTTACACTTGTTGATATAATCATAAGAACCATAATCATTTGAATGACTAtatgttatttttttcaaattattttcattagaaatgaaaatttgaggAGTCAAGTGATGTGAAAGTTCAATGAAAATGTTCTAGAAGAtgtaaaaatttaattatatatatgttattttttcaaattgtttatCTTACAAATGAAAATTTGGATAGTGAAGAAAGCAAATATCACATGAAAGTAACACTAAATTTTTATTACtttggttaaattataaaaaatgtccctcaactttatatatattttgtgtTAAAAATATCTCTAAATGGTTGTTTGGGCTTAGTATTAACACTGTGGGGTTGGGTTTGGATAACCCTAACCCACGTTTGGGCCTCATTTTATGGAAatcctagttttagggttttcaTAATACCCGTTTTACCCCTTTAACCCCCATTCTTCCTTCCTCAACCTTGttaaattttcttctttctttctccccTTCAACCCGTGTTTTGTCTCTTCAATCTGTGTTCCCCCTTCCTTGAATCTGTCTACAAACCATCTTCAATAACCTATCCTCAACCCTTCCTTTTTTCTCCCTCAACTCCTTTATACACGCTACGGAATTTTTTTTAGTCGAACCTATGTTTGTGAGAGCTTTGCCATTTGTTTTCTTGTCGAAATTTTTTTCCCTTGGATCTAAAACCCCCTTATGTTCTCTTCACGATCCATCTCTAAATTGGTTCCACATTCTCTCTCAGTCTTCGAAACTGTGATTCGTTTTGTTGAAGGCTTCGCTCCAATGGCATTGCCTCCGAGACTTTTTGGTTTTCCCTTTTTGGTTTTGTTGAACGTTTGGGACGATTCCTTCCCTCCGAAAACTTGCATGATCGATGAGTCTTCTCGATGAACATGAAAGTCCTTCGTTGTTGACTCTTGGAATTCCCCTTGCTGTTTGACTTCTCTTTTGTCGAGGTCTTTTCCTTGTTGATCGATGTTTTCCTTCACTGAGTTATGACAAGTGCTACACATTCCTTGTTGTGGCAATAGGTGATTTTCAAGCATGGTAGAGAGGTAATTCTCAATTTGAATTTCCTTTATTTTCGAAGCCGATGATGAGGTCTACGATTCTgatttcaattaattttttttagcatatttaaatttgtttgcttttttatatgtaattttaaattttcatactCTCTGTGCAAGTTGGGATctgttattttaatttcttt encodes:
- the LOC103501981 gene encoding receptor-like protein kinase, translating into MQLLTRHFFLLVCFSFHFYVVFALTSDGLALLSLQSRWTTHTSFVPVWNASHSTPCSWAGIECDQNLRVITFNLSFYGVSGQLGPEIASLTQLRTIDLTTNDFSGEIPYGIGNCTHLEFLDLSLNRFGGEIPESLTLLRNLTFLNFHANVLFGAIPGSLFQNLNLQYVYLSENNLNGSIPSNVGNLRQLFHLYLYGNELSGTTPSSIGNCSQLEDLYLDGNQLLGTLPNSLNNLDNLVYLGVSGNNLQGPIPLGSGSCQSLKFIDLSFNSYTGGIPAGLGNCSRLNNLIIVNSSLTGLIPSSFGRLSKLSHLDLSRNQLSGNIPPELGACKSLKELDLYDNQLKGHIPSELGLLSRLEVLQLFSNRLTGEIPISIWKIASLQHILLYNNNLFGELPLIITELRHLKNISVFNNHFSGVIPQSLGLNSSLVQVEFTNNQFTGQIPPNLCYGKTLRVLNLGSNQFQGNVPSDIGTCLTLQRLILKRNNLTGVLPEFMINHGLRFMDANENNLNGTIPSSLGNCINLTSINFQSNKLSGLIPNALGNLENLQSLVLSHNFLEGPLPSSLSNCTKLDKFDVGFNLLNGSIPRSLASWKVISTFIIKENRFTGGIPNVLSELESLSLLDLGGNLFGGEIPSSIGALKSLFYSLNLSNNGLSGQLPSELASLVKLQELDISHNNLTGSLTVLSELSSTLIELNISDNFFTGPVPQTLMKLLNSRPSSFVGNPGLCISCDVLDGLSCNRNISISPCAVYSSSRGSSRLGNVQIAMIALGSSLFVILLLLGLVYKFVYNRRNKQNIETAAQVGTTSLLEKVMEATDNLDERFIIGRGAHGVVYKASLDSNKTFAVKKLTFLGIKGGSRNMVKEIRTVSNIKHRNLISLENFWLGKDYGLLLYKYYPNGSLYDVLHEINTTPSLTWKARYNIAVGIAHGLAYLHYDCDPPIIHRDIKPQNILLDSEMEPHIADFGLAKLLDQTFEPATSSSFAGTIGYIAPENAFSAAKTKASDVYSYGVVLLEMVTGKKPSDPSFMEVGNIMAWIRLVWNETDEIDRIVDPKLEEELANLDHREQMIQVVLVALRCTENEPNKRPTMRDIVDHLIDLKISR